Proteins encoded by one window of Cupriavidus sp. EM10:
- a CDS encoding paraquat-inducible protein A, whose protein sequence is MTAPRPSRSAQAREQLARSRRMAADVVAELTDDDERTPLAQVPTAASRGLVSCHACDLVSPATLDGQPCPRCGATLHHRKPASLARTWAFLLSAFILYIPANLLPVMVTQSILGTQRDTIMSGVIYLWLSGSHLLAGVVLVASIIVPLLKMLILTLLLVSVHFKSTWRIRQQTRLYGLVEIIGRWSMLDIFVVALLASLVRAGALATIIPGAGALAFASVVVLTMLASLSFDPRLLWDSLETAAPPTLPESDNARS, encoded by the coding sequence ATGACCGCGCCGCGCCCGTCGCGCTCGGCCCAGGCGCGCGAGCAACTGGCGCGTTCGCGCCGCATGGCCGCCGACGTGGTAGCCGAGCTGACCGACGACGACGAACGCACGCCGCTTGCGCAGGTGCCCACGGCGGCCTCGCGCGGCCTGGTGTCGTGCCACGCGTGCGACCTGGTCAGCCCGGCCACGCTGGACGGCCAGCCCTGCCCGCGCTGCGGCGCCACGCTCCACCATCGCAAGCCGGCCAGCCTTGCGCGCACCTGGGCCTTCCTGCTGTCGGCGTTCATCCTCTATATCCCGGCCAACCTGCTGCCGGTGATGGTGACCCAGTCGATCCTGGGCACGCAGCGCGACACCATCATGTCAGGCGTGATCTACCTGTGGCTGTCCGGCTCGCACCTGCTGGCCGGCGTGGTGCTGGTTGCCAGCATCATCGTGCCGCTGCTCAAGATGCTGATCCTGACGCTGCTGCTGGTGTCGGTGCATTTCAAGTCCACCTGGCGCATCCGCCAGCAGACCCGGCTCTATGGCCTGGTCGAAATCATCGGCCGGTGGTCGATGCTCGATATCTTCGTGGTGGCCCTGCTGGCCTCGCTGGTGCGTGCCGGCGCGCTGGCCACCATCATACCCGGGGCCGGGGCACTGGCCTTTGCCTCGGTGGTCGTGCTGACCATGCTGGCGTCGCTGTCGTTCGACCCGCGCCTGCTGTGGGATTCGCTTGAGACCGCCGCCCCTCCGACTTTGCCGGAATCCGACAATGCCCGATCCTGA